The Ruminococcaceae bacterium KH2T8 genomic sequence TGAAAACTCCTGTAGTCAGTACATAACCCAACAGAGTAGGTCTAATTACGTGGCCGAAATAAATATTGTAATCGGAGCAAAAGAGCATTACTGCACTCAGGAAAGCCGCCTGCTTCCCAAGAAGACGTCTTAATGGGAAGAGCAGGAGATAGAAGAAGTACGCCATTATCATGAGTGAAGATATTCTCAGTGCCGAAAGAGATGTGCCGAATATCATCGAATATGCTTTGAGCAGCCAGGAGTAAAGCGGCGGGCTGTAGTCAAGTTCTAAGAGTTCTGCCATCTCGGTCGGGGAGTGCAGAGTAAGAAAGTATTGATAGGAACTGTCGTAATCAATGCAGTCATACATCTGAAAACGCATGACAAGCACGGAGTAGGCTGCGACTATGATCAGCCAGATGATACAGAATAGTAGTTTTTCTCTTTTTTTATCTTTCATATGGTAATTATATACATATTGCTCATTCGCTCAAATCGGGCTGGACGTCCGGAGGATTCTTCCATTCGTTCCTGTATTCTCGCGGGGACTTTCCGAAGAATTTCCTGAAGGTCTCCGCCATATAGCTGGCGCCGCCGAATCCCGTCACGGAAGATATCTCTTCCATATTCATATCGGTTGAGCGAAGATACTCTGCGCACTTCCTCGCCCTGAAGTGTGCCAGGTAGTTCATCGGGGATTCATCGACATATCGCTTGAACATATTGATGCAATGCGACTTGCTGATATTGGCACTTGAGGCTACCTGATCGAGCGTGATCTTTTCCTTATAGTTATTGGCGATGAAGTTCATCATCTGCTTAAAAGGCTTTCTGCCGGAATCTGCTGCCTGTTCTTCGTTGATGCTGCAGAAAGATTCACAGGTGTCCATGATGATCTCCCAGATGAGCATGAACTGACGGGTTACCTTGAAAGCATCGTGACGGATATCGGGAAGTTCCATCATGAGATCGTAGAGTCTTTCGGTTCCCTCATTAATGTTGCGGTATCTGATATAGGATATGTCAGGGTTGTCGATTATGGGCTTTACGGCCTCCATCTCTACCTTTACCGTAGATGCGAGTATCCTCGGATGGACGACAAAGATAACATACCTGGCGACCGTATCATCCACGCACATGCTGTAGTGGATCTGGTTGGAATTGACTACGATCGTATCCCCTTCGTTGAGTAACAGGGTCTTTCCGTTGACCGAATATGCCATCGTGCCTTCCGTGACGGTCAATATCTCTATATCTTCATGGAAATGGGGGACGTGTGCCCAGGTTACCTTGGGAGCCACCCATCCGTAATAGATATATGAGGGGAATGTCGGATCGTCGTAGTTAATTATCTCGGAACCGTCGTCATTCTTGACGATCAGGCCCATATATTCTTTTTTCATAACGATATTATCCTCTTCGAACAAAAATCATAACAGAATTATTCATCTGTGCGATTTTGTTATGAAATACTGCTTAAAACACCCTTAAAATGCCTTGTTGAATACAATATACTTACAAACATAAAAGAAATCAAGCACTTCCGGAATTGCTTTAGAAAGAGGGATATACAATGTCTGATAAAGCAATAGTGTTAGAAAATGTCAGTAAGGAATTCAAGGTCCTCAACAGGCATGAGGGATTAAAAGGCAGTATAAGGGATCTGTTCTCAAGGGATTACAGAACAGTAAGAGCGGTCGATGATGTCTCGATGACTATAAGCCGCGGAGAGATAGTTGGATACTTAGGTCCCAACGGTGCCGGCAAGTCCACCACGATAAAGATGATGACGGGTGTGCTCGAACCCACGAGCGGTAATATCGAGGTCAACGGCATAGTCCCCTATAAGAACAGAACAAGAAACTCGGCGGGTATCGGTGTAGTATTCGGTCAAAGATCACAGCTTTGGTGGTCGCTGCCGCTCGTTGAATCATTTATGCTCCTTAAGGATATCTATCTTGTAGATGATAAGTCGTATTCTGACATGCTCGAGCTCTACAGGTCATTTGTCGATATCGATCCGCTCCTTCATAAGACGGTAAGGCAGATGTCTCTGGGACAGAGGACTTTGAGCGATATCCTCGCGGCATTCCTTCATGATCCCGGGATCGTTTTTCTCGATGAACCTACTATCGGTCTTGATGTATCTATGAAAGCTACGATCAGAGAACTCATCAAGGGTCTTAATAAGGAAAAACAGACCACGGTCATCCTGACGACTCATGACATGGGTGATGTAGATGCACTCTGCGAGAGGATCGTCATCATCGATCACGGAAAGAAGATCTACGATAATGACATAGATCACCTCAAGGGATTCTTCGGTGAGTACAGGATCCTCAAGGTAAGGCTTGCCGATGATACATGGGAAGAACATCTTATCGACGACAGAAAAGATGACATGATGAAGATCTTAAATGATATCCAGAGCAAAAAGAAGATCAAGGATATGAAGCTCGAGGAGATCTCGACCGAGGAAGTCATAAAGAAGATATATGAAGGAGGCGTGTGATATGGAGTTTTCGTTCCGCAGATATCTCGCCCTCACCAAGGCAGGTATCATTCAGTCTTTGAACTTCAGGCTCGGAATGTTCGTTACGGTACTCGGTAACCTTATCTACCTGCTGCTCGTATACTTCCTCTGGAAAGCGATCTATGCATCTTCGGGTACGGATGTTGTTAACGGCATGACATTCTCCGATACATTCATCTATCTTGTGCTCGCGAGTGCTCTCTTCAGCTTTATGGAGATGTATATCGTCTGGAACATGAGTCGTGAGATCCAGTCGGGAAAGATCATTCTCGATCTTTTAAAACCGATGGAGTACAGAGGATTCAAGTTCTGGTCATACTCGGGAGATCTGGTCGTATATTTCTTCCTGACCTTCCTTCCGACATTCCTGATCGTATTCATCGTAACGAAAGGTGCGATCCCCGTCGGCATGAACCTTATCTGGTTTGTAGTATCCGTGGTGCTGGCACTTACGATCAACTTTAATATCGACATGTTCGTTGCAACGATCTGCCTTTATACCGAGTCGACATGGGGTATCAACATCATGAAGGAGAGTGTCGTGCTGCTTCTTTCCGGTGCGACCATCCCGCTCGCGTTCTTCCCGGATAAGATCGCGGCAGTCGTACGTTATCTGCCTTTC encodes the following:
- a CDS encoding Cupin domain-containing protein; its protein translation is MKKEYMGLIVKNDDGSEIINYDDPTFPSYIYYGWVAPKVTWAHVPHFHEDIEILTVTEGTMAYSVNGKTLLLNEGDTIVVNSNQIHYSMCVDDTVARYVIFVVHPRILASTVKVEMEAVKPIIDNPDISYIRYRNINEGTERLYDLMMELPDIRHDAFKVTRQFMLIWEIIMDTCESFCSINEEQAADSGRKPFKQMMNFIANNYKEKITLDQVASSANISKSHCINMFKRYVDESPMNYLAHFRARKCAEYLRSTDMNMEEISSVTGFGGASYMAETFRKFFGKSPREYRNEWKNPPDVQPDLSE
- a CDS encoding ABC-2 type transport system ATP-binding protein; this encodes MSDKAIVLENVSKEFKVLNRHEGLKGSIRDLFSRDYRTVRAVDDVSMTISRGEIVGYLGPNGAGKSTTIKMMTGVLEPTSGNIEVNGIVPYKNRTRNSAGIGVVFGQRSQLWWSLPLVESFMLLKDIYLVDDKSYSDMLELYRSFVDIDPLLHKTVRQMSLGQRTLSDILAAFLHDPGIVFLDEPTIGLDVSMKATIRELIKGLNKEKQTTVILTTHDMGDVDALCERIVIIDHGKKIYDNDIDHLKGFFGEYRILKVRLADDTWEEHLIDDRKDDMMKILNDIQSKKKIKDMKLEEISTEEVIKKIYEGGV
- a CDS encoding ABC-2 type transport system permease protein, with translation MEFSFRRYLALTKAGIIQSLNFRLGMFVTVLGNLIYLLLVYFLWKAIYASSGTDVVNGMTFSDTFIYLVLASALFSFMEMYIVWNMSREIQSGKIILDLLKPMEYRGFKFWSYSGDLVVYFFLTFLPTFLIVFIVTKGAIPVGMNLIWFVVSVVLALTINFNIDMFVATICLYTESTWGINIMKESVVLLLSGATIPLAFFPDKIAAVVRYLPFRAVYDVPLNILLGKTSGSGETLMLIGLQLFWAVVLAAVSSVFWKYSVRRITVNGG